In Vicia villosa cultivar HV-30 ecotype Madison, WI unplaced genomic scaffold, Vvil1.0 ctg.003908F_1_1, whole genome shotgun sequence, one DNA window encodes the following:
- the LOC131641656 gene encoding uncharacterized protein LOC131641656 isoform X1: protein MQLQTQSLWPCKFVGNNNTTRIRTTLPNNKRRTSKSLRVRAMRAVVQRVASASVEVEGRIVSEIGPGLLVLVGIHDSDSDADADYICRKVLNMRLFTNEDSGKAWDHSVMQKNYQVLLVSQFTLYGILKGNKPDFHVAMAPQRAKPFYASVVDRFRNAYNSDAIKDGVFGAKMKVSLVNDGPVTMQLDSQSSKNTVAEAES, encoded by the exons atgcagTTGCAAACCCAATCGCTGTGGCCGTGTAAATTTGTAGGCAACAACAACACCACCAGAATCAGAACAACACTTCCAAACAACAAGAGAAGAACTTCGAAGTCACTGCGAGTCAGAGCAATGCGAGCGGTGGTTCAGCGTGTGGCCTCCGCATCGGTCGAAGTCGAAGGCCGCATCGTATCGGAAATCGGTCCCGGCCTTCTCGTTCTCGTCGGGATTCATGACTCCGACTCTGATGCCGACGCCGATTACAT ATGTCGAAAGGTGTTGAACATGAGGTTATTTACAAATGAAGATAGTGGCAAAGCATGGGACCATAGTGTCATGCAGAAAAATTATCAAGTTTTACTTG TGAGTCAGTTTACGTTGTATGGAATCTTGAAGGGTAACAAGCCAGACTTCCACGTGGCAATGGCACCTCAAAGAGCCAAGCCCTTCTATGCCTCGGTAGTCGACAGGTTTAGGAATGCTTATAACTCTGATGCAATCAAGG ATGGTGTATTTGGAGCTAAGATGAAG GTAAGTTTGGTTAATGATGGACCGGTTACCATGCAGCTTGATTCACAGTCATCCAA
- the LOC131641656 gene encoding uncharacterized protein LOC131641656 isoform X2: protein MQLQTQSLWPCKFVGNNNTTRIRTTLPNNKRRTSKSLRVRAMRAVVQRVASASVEVEGRIVSEIGPGLLVLVGIHDSDSDADADYICRKVLNMRLFTNEDSGKAWDHSVMQKNYQVLLVSQFTLYGILKGNKPDFHVAMAPQRAKPFYASVVDRFRNAYNSDAIKDGVFGAKMKVSLVNDGPVTMQLDSQSSNC, encoded by the exons atgcagTTGCAAACCCAATCGCTGTGGCCGTGTAAATTTGTAGGCAACAACAACACCACCAGAATCAGAACAACACTTCCAAACAACAAGAGAAGAACTTCGAAGTCACTGCGAGTCAGAGCAATGCGAGCGGTGGTTCAGCGTGTGGCCTCCGCATCGGTCGAAGTCGAAGGCCGCATCGTATCGGAAATCGGTCCCGGCCTTCTCGTTCTCGTCGGGATTCATGACTCCGACTCTGATGCCGACGCCGATTACAT ATGTCGAAAGGTGTTGAACATGAGGTTATTTACAAATGAAGATAGTGGCAAAGCATGGGACCATAGTGTCATGCAGAAAAATTATCAAGTTTTACTTG TGAGTCAGTTTACGTTGTATGGAATCTTGAAGGGTAACAAGCCAGACTTCCACGTGGCAATGGCACCTCAAAGAGCCAAGCCCTTCTATGCCTCGGTAGTCGACAGGTTTAGGAATGCTTATAACTCTGATGCAATCAAGG ATGGTGTATTTGGAGCTAAGATGAAG GTAAGTTTGGTTAATGATGGACCGGTTACCATGCAGCTTGATTCACAGTCATCCAA
- the LOC131641656 gene encoding uncharacterized protein LOC131641656 isoform X3 — MQLQTQSLWPCKFVGNNNTTRIRTTLPNNKRRTSKSLRVRAMRAVVQRVASASVEVEGRIVSEIGPGLLVLVGIHDSDSDADADYICRKVLNMRLFTNEDSGKAWDHSVMQKNYQVLLVSQFTLYGILKGNKPDFHVAMAPQRAKPFYASVVDRFRNAYNSDAIKDGVFGAKMKVSLVNDGPVTMQLDSQSSK, encoded by the exons atgcagTTGCAAACCCAATCGCTGTGGCCGTGTAAATTTGTAGGCAACAACAACACCACCAGAATCAGAACAACACTTCCAAACAACAAGAGAAGAACTTCGAAGTCACTGCGAGTCAGAGCAATGCGAGCGGTGGTTCAGCGTGTGGCCTCCGCATCGGTCGAAGTCGAAGGCCGCATCGTATCGGAAATCGGTCCCGGCCTTCTCGTTCTCGTCGGGATTCATGACTCCGACTCTGATGCCGACGCCGATTACAT ATGTCGAAAGGTGTTGAACATGAGGTTATTTACAAATGAAGATAGTGGCAAAGCATGGGACCATAGTGTCATGCAGAAAAATTATCAAGTTTTACTTG TGAGTCAGTTTACGTTGTATGGAATCTTGAAGGGTAACAAGCCAGACTTCCACGTGGCAATGGCACCTCAAAGAGCCAAGCCCTTCTATGCCTCGGTAGTCGACAGGTTTAGGAATGCTTATAACTCTGATGCAATCAAGG ATGGTGTATTTGGAGCTAAGATGAAG GTAAGTTTGGTTAATGATGGACCGGTTACCATGCAGCTTGATTCACAGTCATCCAAGTGA